From the Pyxidicoccus trucidator genome, one window contains:
- a CDS encoding ATP-binding protein, with product MLAHGARTFGGEGALLTRFPFLEGYRTELTELGIAALEGENGPGSWPEALAAWEADVSCHLPLRALRQAAGLDHEALTLLVAVGMVEEDARFGALFSALQGTPTLHRPTLGLLNASWRGEEDRGEVRARLRRLMDLGLVEVSDREAPRAEWALHVPGPIWDALHGEAPERPAPWMKHHAHETLTRDEPLIVPDALGGALTRLPVLLASGEIRALVVRGPRHNGRRTLLRSVARALGRGVLEVEGPQKGDDARWRMVGPLATLLHALPVAVLEPAPGEAAEVPELTGLDGPLGVVLGRLGGVSGEGVDRALTLAVDMPGPEERALHWKRGLAGRPCACVEELSAAFRLTRGHVRRAARLAQAHAALAGRAAVEPNDVREAARALNRQALDTLAVRLTTPGDWGQLSVSTETMRDLRLLETRCRNRERMGEAVGGSLAQQLTPGVRALFQGPSGTGKTLAARLVAAALGLDVYRVELSSVVNKYIGETEKNLARIFSLAEELDVVLLFDEGDSLFARRTGVGSSTDRYANLETNYLLQRIESYEGILLVTTNAADAIDTAFQRRMDVVVDFRAPDPSERWTLWQLHLPAAHAVDAGMLREVSARCQLSGGQIRNAVLHASLLALEDGGPLGSAHLEAGVVREYRKAGDVCPLRRTGATSLRG from the coding sequence GTGCTGGCGCATGGCGCGAGGACCTTCGGCGGTGAGGGCGCGCTGCTGACGCGCTTCCCCTTCCTGGAGGGGTACCGCACGGAGCTCACGGAGCTGGGTATCGCCGCGCTCGAAGGCGAGAACGGCCCTGGCTCGTGGCCCGAGGCCCTGGCCGCCTGGGAAGCCGACGTGTCCTGCCACCTGCCCCTGCGCGCGCTGCGACAGGCCGCCGGGCTGGACCATGAGGCCCTCACGCTGCTGGTCGCGGTGGGCATGGTCGAAGAGGACGCCCGCTTCGGCGCGCTCTTCTCCGCCCTGCAAGGCACGCCCACCCTGCACCGCCCCACCCTGGGCCTGCTCAACGCGAGCTGGCGCGGCGAGGAGGACCGGGGCGAGGTGCGCGCGCGCCTGCGCCGGCTGATGGACCTGGGCCTCGTCGAAGTATCCGACCGCGAGGCTCCTCGCGCCGAGTGGGCACTGCATGTCCCCGGTCCCATCTGGGATGCACTCCACGGTGAGGCCCCGGAGCGTCCCGCCCCGTGGATGAAGCACCATGCCCACGAGACGCTGACGCGCGACGAGCCGCTCATCGTCCCCGACGCGCTGGGGGGAGCACTCACCCGGCTGCCGGTGCTGCTGGCCTCGGGCGAGATCCGCGCACTGGTGGTCCGCGGCCCCCGTCACAACGGACGGCGCACACTGCTGCGCTCGGTGGCCCGCGCGCTGGGCCGGGGGGTGCTGGAAGTCGAGGGGCCGCAGAAGGGGGACGACGCGCGGTGGCGCATGGTGGGGCCGCTGGCCACGCTGCTCCATGCGCTTCCCGTGGCGGTGCTGGAGCCGGCTCCCGGCGAGGCCGCGGAGGTGCCGGAGTTGACCGGACTGGACGGTCCACTGGGCGTGGTGCTCGGCCGGCTGGGCGGCGTCTCCGGCGAGGGCGTGGACCGCGCCCTCACCCTGGCGGTGGACATGCCCGGCCCCGAGGAACGCGCCCTGCACTGGAAGCGGGGGCTGGCGGGCCGGCCCTGCGCCTGCGTGGAGGAGCTCAGCGCCGCCTTCCGCCTCACCCGGGGCCATGTCCGCCGCGCGGCGCGGCTGGCGCAAGCTCACGCGGCGCTCGCCGGGCGCGCGGCGGTGGAGCCCAACGACGTGCGCGAGGCGGCGCGAGCCCTCAACCGGCAGGCCCTGGACACCCTGGCCGTGCGCCTCACCACTCCGGGCGACTGGGGCCAGCTCTCCGTGTCCACCGAGACGATGCGTGACTTGCGCCTCCTGGAGACGCGCTGCCGCAACCGCGAGCGCATGGGCGAGGCCGTGGGTGGCTCGCTGGCCCAGCAGCTCACGCCGGGCGTGCGCGCCCTCTTCCAGGGCCCCAGCGGCACCGGGAAGACGCTGGCCGCGCGCCTCGTCGCCGCGGCCCTGGGCCTGGACGTGTACCGGGTGGAGCTGTCCTCGGTGGTGAACAAGTACATCGGCGAGACGGAGAAGAACCTCGCCCGCATCTTCTCGCTCGCCGAGGAGCTGGACGTGGTGCTGCTCTTCGACGAGGGCGACTCGCTGTTCGCCCGGCGCACCGGCGTGGGCTCGTCCACGGACCGGTACGCGAACCTCGAGACGAACTACCTCCTCCAGCGCATCGAGTCCTACGAGGGCATCCTCCTCGTCACCACCAACGCGGCGGACGCCATCGACACCGCCTTCCAGCGACGCATGGACGTGGTGGTGGACTTCCGCGCGCCGGACCCGTCCGAGCGCTGGACGCTGTGGCAGCTCCACCTGCCCGCCGCGCACGCCGTGGACGCGGGCATGCTGCGCGAGGTGTCCGCCCGCTGCCAGCTCAGCGGCGGGCAGATTCGCAACGCCGTGCTGCACGCGTCGCTGCTGGCGCTGGAGGACGGCGGGCCGCTCGGCTCGGCACACCTGGAGGCCGGCGTGGTGCGCGAGTACCGCAAGGCCGGCGATGTCTGTCCCCTGCGCCGCACCGGCGCCACCTCCCTGCGGGGCTGA
- a CDS encoding phage tail protein yields MPPARAAARGPSRAPARGGAPARARAGATSAPAPGGAAVKVGGDAEKDPRFRKVIEQLEKGAKKTQQHPPASQKASEAQSAAVSPPTERTAGAKANQVDAMKAADAPKADPNGFLTLLRAEIEKVMPKNLDDADKFMEGGETGQVKDAVSGGVKEQKDTAAGPTEQATSAPPDPSAVPARQAEAMPEEPAAPPPPVNGAAAMPAPKPKAEVQALGKPKEDADQQMKDAELTPERLKKANDPRFSSVVSQKGTVEKLAAAAPGKYVSSESATLGQAKGKASGDAKAGVAQMGGVKLSGNSKVKARQFLAKQKDEARRKAVSDHIESLYQKTKQKVDTKLSTLEADVMRLFDVGAEAALADMKSYANREIDKFKDDRYSGITGGARWLADLFRPVPEGIKVILGQARTRFASKMDALAVRISAMVDGRLADAKAEVDKGQAAIKTYVDSLPRDLQAVGREAQQAMTERFDELRSGIDSKKNDLAQKLAQKYKEAHDKADSALKKLEEENAGALKKLADAIGEVIKILTEFKDKLMAVLRKGLETIKLILADPIGFLGNLLAAIKLGFNQFVGNIWTHLKKGFMEWLFGSLASAGIQVPSDLNVWSILKLVLDVLGLTYAWMRSEAVKLMGERNVALLEKLVEYITITIKGGPQALWDKLKEDLSNLKAMVIDAIQNWLIETIVKQAVTKILSMFNPAGAIVQAVIAIYNVVMWVIENASRILALIEAMVNSVHAIATGAIGGAAAWIEKALASLIPIVIGFLARLIGLGGISAKIKEFITKVQTKVRAAVLKWLKKAWEYVKKLFGRGGGKDKKGAEKPKVDIGFAMAGTGHQLTFEPRGGSVVVLMASEKLPLSDKFKVAHSAIDNFKYYMSSVTVPEVKTEWQTKMLPDLEKLQSSLVGRFKDIYEKRFKDESISDAQAKAQVEALKKEAEKFLAQLVEWGSKTGIADLSKASVEQTLRSKGEALWKAAWAQTKAAVDATVAGHAFRSVPVKYRGSTATAWRGPHKAQTHFDVADFDVDLYVIHPVAFEEARRKGAPVLNGKIFAPSSRLADLVSAQAAVVGDLVTRFPHVRKVRTSSLVLRKDAP; encoded by the coding sequence ATGCCTCCCGCCCGCGCCGCAGCACGAGGTCCCTCCCGCGCCCCCGCGCGCGGTGGGGCCCCCGCGCGTGCACGGGCGGGCGCCACGTCCGCGCCGGCACCGGGCGGCGCCGCGGTGAAGGTGGGCGGCGACGCGGAGAAGGACCCGCGCTTCCGCAAGGTCATCGAGCAGTTGGAGAAAGGAGCGAAGAAGACCCAGCAGCACCCGCCCGCCTCGCAGAAGGCCTCCGAGGCCCAGTCCGCCGCCGTGTCCCCGCCCACCGAGCGGACCGCCGGCGCCAAGGCCAATCAGGTCGACGCCATGAAGGCGGCGGACGCTCCCAAGGCAGACCCCAACGGTTTCCTCACGCTGCTGCGCGCGGAAATCGAAAAGGTGATGCCCAAGAACCTGGACGATGCCGACAAGTTCATGGAGGGCGGCGAGACGGGCCAGGTGAAGGACGCCGTCTCCGGAGGCGTGAAGGAGCAGAAGGACACGGCGGCGGGCCCCACCGAGCAGGCCACCTCCGCGCCGCCGGACCCCAGTGCCGTGCCGGCTCGGCAGGCCGAGGCCATGCCCGAGGAGCCGGCCGCGCCGCCTCCGCCCGTCAACGGCGCCGCCGCCATGCCCGCGCCGAAGCCCAAGGCGGAGGTGCAGGCGCTGGGCAAGCCCAAGGAGGACGCCGACCAGCAGATGAAGGACGCGGAGCTGACGCCGGAGCGGCTCAAGAAGGCGAATGACCCGCGCTTCTCCTCCGTGGTGTCGCAGAAGGGCACCGTGGAGAAGCTCGCCGCGGCGGCGCCCGGGAAGTACGTGTCCAGCGAGTCCGCCACGCTGGGGCAGGCCAAGGGCAAGGCGTCCGGCGACGCGAAGGCCGGCGTGGCGCAGATGGGCGGCGTGAAGCTGTCCGGCAACAGCAAGGTCAAGGCGCGGCAGTTCCTGGCCAAGCAGAAGGACGAGGCGCGGCGCAAGGCCGTCAGCGACCACATCGAGTCGCTGTACCAGAAGACGAAGCAGAAGGTGGACACGAAGCTGTCCACGCTCGAAGCCGACGTCATGCGCCTGTTCGACGTGGGCGCGGAAGCGGCCCTGGCGGACATGAAGTCGTACGCCAACCGTGAGATCGACAAGTTCAAGGACGACCGCTACAGCGGCATCACCGGAGGCGCGCGCTGGCTGGCTGACCTGTTCCGCCCCGTGCCCGAGGGCATCAAGGTCATCCTCGGCCAGGCGCGCACGCGCTTCGCATCGAAGATGGACGCGCTGGCGGTGCGCATCTCCGCCATGGTGGATGGCCGGCTCGCCGACGCGAAGGCGGAGGTCGACAAGGGCCAGGCCGCCATCAAGACGTACGTGGACAGCCTGCCGAGGGACTTGCAGGCCGTGGGGCGCGAAGCGCAGCAGGCGATGACCGAGCGCTTCGACGAGCTGCGCAGCGGCATCGACTCGAAGAAGAACGACCTCGCCCAGAAGCTGGCGCAGAAATACAAGGAGGCGCACGACAAGGCGGACTCGGCGCTCAAGAAGCTGGAGGAGGAGAACGCCGGCGCGCTGAAGAAGCTGGCGGACGCCATCGGCGAGGTCATCAAGATCCTCACCGAGTTCAAGGACAAGCTGATGGCCGTGCTCCGCAAGGGGCTGGAGACCATCAAGCTCATCCTCGCGGACCCCATCGGCTTCCTGGGCAACCTGCTCGCCGCCATCAAGCTGGGGTTCAACCAGTTCGTCGGCAACATCTGGACGCACCTCAAGAAGGGATTCATGGAGTGGCTGTTCGGCTCGCTGGCCAGCGCCGGCATCCAGGTGCCGAGCGACCTGAACGTGTGGTCCATCCTCAAGCTCGTCCTCGACGTGCTCGGGCTGACCTACGCGTGGATGCGCAGCGAGGCCGTGAAGCTGATGGGCGAGCGCAACGTGGCGCTCCTCGAGAAGCTGGTCGAGTACATCACCATCACCATCAAGGGCGGCCCGCAGGCGCTGTGGGACAAGCTGAAGGAGGACCTGTCCAACCTCAAGGCAATGGTCATCGACGCCATCCAGAACTGGCTCATCGAGACCATCGTCAAGCAGGCCGTCACCAAGATTCTCTCGATGTTCAATCCGGCCGGCGCCATCGTCCAGGCCGTCATTGCCATCTACAACGTGGTGATGTGGGTCATCGAGAATGCCTCGCGCATCCTCGCGCTCATCGAGGCGATGGTGAACTCGGTGCATGCGATTGCGACGGGAGCGATTGGCGGCGCGGCTGCGTGGATTGAAAAGGCGCTGGCGAGCCTCATCCCCATCGTCATCGGCTTCCTCGCGCGGCTCATCGGCCTGGGCGGCATCTCCGCGAAGATCAAGGAGTTCATCACCAAGGTGCAGACGAAGGTCCGCGCCGCCGTACTCAAGTGGCTGAAGAAGGCCTGGGAGTACGTGAAGAAGCTGTTCGGGCGAGGGGGTGGCAAGGACAAGAAGGGCGCCGAGAAGCCCAAAGTGGACATCGGCTTCGCCATGGCCGGTACGGGCCACCAGCTGACGTTCGAGCCTCGCGGCGGAAGCGTCGTGGTGCTGATGGCGTCCGAGAAGCTGCCGCTGTCGGACAAGTTCAAGGTCGCCCACTCCGCCATCGACAACTTCAAGTACTACATGTCCTCTGTGACGGTCCCGGAGGTGAAGACCGAATGGCAGACCAAGATGCTGCCGGACCTCGAGAAGCTTCAGTCCTCGCTCGTCGGACGCTTCAAGGACATCTACGAGAAGCGCTTCAAGGACGAGAGCATCTCGGACGCACAGGCCAAGGCCCAGGTGGAGGCGCTCAAGAAGGAGGCAGAAAAGTTCCTGGCGCAGCTCGTGGAGTGGGGCTCCAAGACGGGCATCGCGGACCTCAGCAAGGCCTCCGTGGAACAGACGCTCCGCTCCAAGGGCGAGGCGCTCTGGAAAGCCGCCTGGGCGCAGACGAAGGCGGCCGTCGATGCGACCGTCGCAGGCCACGCGTTCCGGAGCGTACCCGTCAAATACAGGGGCAGTACCGCCACGGCATGGCGCGGCCCCCACAAAGCGCAGACGCACTTCGATGTGGCGGACTTCGACGTGGACCTCTACGTGATCCACCCCGTTGCATTCGAGGAGGCGCGGCGCAAGGGCGCGCCCGTGCTCAACGGCAAGATCTTCGCACCCAGCTCACGACTGGCAGACCTCGTCAGCGCCCAGGCCGCCGTCGTGGGTGACCTGGTTACCCGCTTCCCACATGTGAGGAAGGTCCGGACGTCCTCGCTCGTCTTGCGGAAGGATGCGCCGTGA